The following are encoded in a window of Loktanella sp. M215 genomic DNA:
- a CDS encoding Crp/Fnr family transcriptional regulator yields MSLGSIDTVVLLDRMHAITRLTAEDRLLHFIMSLKAKIDHCSLQESDRILLPFSQKEIGDALGLTPIYVNRLLKRLEKSGDLTRSRPYVRLNNRKTWEERLNFRNRYAEFDVNLINAS; encoded by the coding sequence TTGTCGCTCGGCAGCATCGACACCGTTGTCCTGCTTGACCGCATGCATGCCATTACACGTCTCACCGCGGAAGACCGGCTGTTACATTTCATTATGTCGCTGAAGGCGAAGATAGATCATTGCAGCCTGCAGGAATCAGATCGGATTTTGCTACCATTCTCGCAAAAAGAAATCGGCGACGCGTTGGGCCTGACGCCAATCTACGTAAATCGCTTGCTAAAACGCCTGGAAAAATCCGGCGATTTGACGCGATCGCGCCCCTATGTTCGCCTTAATAATCGGAAGACGTGGGAGGAGCGGCTTAACTTCCGCAATCGCTATGCAGAATTCGATGTGAATTTAATCAATGCATCTTAA
- a CDS encoding DUF2383 domain-containing protein, with amino-acid sequence MPNDVRHVLHTIHAATNDVLAGYETMLDRADPDILPIIEDLSNLHRCHAMEQEDALQGLQDTGDGDATVRGTVNKAVVTLRDWVAGLDADALPAVREDEEALMDIYDKSLAEWTVDGHFDISEFLTRQYHEIKEQISGLLTGKA; translated from the coding sequence ATGCCCAACGATGTTCGCCATGTTCTGCATACGATCCATGCGGCGACCAACGACGTGCTGGCAGGTTATGAGACCATGCTGGACCGTGCCGACCCTGATATATTACCTATCATCGAAGACCTCAGTAACTTGCATCGTTGTCATGCCATGGAACAGGAAGATGCGCTGCAGGGACTTCAGGATACGGGTGATGGCGACGCAACGGTCCGGGGGACCGTTAACAAAGCAGTGGTCACACTGCGGGATTGGGTTGCTGGACTTGATGCCGATGCCCTGCCGGCCGTCCGTGAGGACGAAGAGGCCCTCATGGACATCTATGACAAATCTCTTGCGGAATGGACCGTAGATGGACACTTCGACATTTCCGAGTTTCTGACGCGACAGTATCACGAAATCAAAGAACAGATTTCCGGACTCCTGACAGGTAAAGCCTGA
- a CDS encoding YidH family protein, with product MPDTDLSDDPDSIELADTRTAWAEDRTVLANERTFAGWMRTGMACIALALGLKAVFKDTDYPVLARSVAEVFIFAALLIFWSAVFKCRKAQRRMKDHDVEAQSYRYMTFLACVLTLGALATGVILWLL from the coding sequence ATGCCAGATACGGATCTGTCCGACGACCCGGATTCGATAGAACTGGCTGATACCCGTACGGCATGGGCAGAAGACCGCACCGTGTTAGCCAATGAGCGAACGTTTGCGGGGTGGATGCGTACGGGCATGGCCTGCATTGCTCTGGCCCTTGGCTTGAAGGCCGTATTCAAAGACACTGACTATCCCGTTCTTGCCAGAAGTGTGGCGGAGGTGTTCATTTTTGCCGCGCTGCTCATATTCTGGTCTGCCGTTTTCAAATGCCGCAAAGCTCAGCGCCGTATGAAAGATCATGACGTTGAAGCTCAATCATATCGTTACATGACCTTCCTCGCCTGTGTCCTTACTCTTGGCGCTCTCGCGACAGGGGTTATTCTCTGGCTGCTATAG
- a CDS encoding ferritin-like domain-containing protein, with protein sequence MATTVGNEGDFNSLITDLVYLERDAIAAYDSTISHLSDASFKSQVAQFKDDHLQHLEVLKEIADESGAVAPIEGDMKQMLTTGKVALASLMGDGAILKAMKTNEDDTVTAYERASTHDDANPRSKAFFEKALADEQRHRDWMQRTAESV encoded by the coding sequence ATGGCCACGACAGTTGGCAACGAAGGCGACTTCAACAGTCTTATCACAGACCTCGTTTATCTGGAGCGGGATGCCATCGCTGCATACGACTCCACAATCAGTCATCTCTCTGATGCGTCTTTCAAAAGTCAGGTGGCGCAGTTCAAGGACGATCACCTGCAGCATCTTGAAGTCCTCAAAGAAATTGCCGATGAATCGGGTGCGGTCGCTCCCATTGAAGGCGACATGAAACAGATGCTGACAACCGGCAAGGTCGCCTTGGCGAGCCTTATGGGAGATGGCGCCATTCTCAAGGCGATGAAGACCAACGAAGATGACACCGTAACAGCCTACGAACGTGCGTCGACACACGACGATGCGAACCCTCGGTCCAAAGCCTTCTTTGAAAAGGCGCTGGCCGATGAACAGCGTCATCGTGATTGGATGCAAAGGACGGCTGAGAGCGTGTGA
- a CDS encoding sensor histidine kinase, which translates to MAGADRARDAIALVPGWTAITLSNQVTGETLFQETATGFVAGVVTEPPSTDASDEAAAGQVIRAGQFCPCVVMEVPVPGKPSLSLIVYVDPQVYQDRLMEQLPDDAVGAIVDRNGNFIARSLDFVERVGTPGTSYVLQAVAAAGTGIYQGVTFEGLTNYSAYATSALTGWSAHVAVNKALIDQPRSRGVSALIVGALTAILIGAGLPTYVIKDLDTRRAEDRRMMELQRSEAMSQFTATIVHDFRNILSAMQSGLRMIVRKTDNLEIVQYARLIEGAVERGTKLSNRLLSFAKEDGAEIAPVGLRELCDDMAYLLQQAAGPQVEVDVQISEGSLTAQVNRDQLELALVNLVVNARDAMHGSGRIVIAASQRGSDIEISVTDTGPGIPAELRSDLFKPFFTTKAGNGGTGLGLAQVAGMASQAKGAVSIEDAPGGGAEFLIRLPCAEADSTVSAKFT; encoded by the coding sequence GTGGCGGGGGCCGATCGGGCCCGGGATGCGATAGCACTCGTGCCGGGCTGGACTGCGATCACACTCAGCAACCAGGTCACCGGCGAGACGCTCTTTCAGGAAACGGCGACCGGGTTTGTGGCAGGTGTTGTGACTGAACCACCGTCAACAGATGCATCTGACGAAGCCGCAGCTGGTCAGGTCATCCGCGCAGGCCAGTTTTGTCCGTGTGTGGTTATGGAGGTGCCGGTCCCCGGAAAGCCGAGTCTGTCTCTCATCGTCTATGTCGATCCGCAGGTTTATCAGGACAGATTGATGGAGCAACTGCCGGACGATGCTGTTGGAGCAATCGTCGATCGAAACGGAAATTTCATAGCACGCTCTCTGGATTTTGTAGAACGCGTGGGTACGCCCGGCACCTCCTATGTTCTGCAGGCTGTCGCAGCAGCCGGTACTGGCATCTACCAAGGCGTTACCTTCGAAGGCCTGACAAACTATTCGGCTTATGCCACGTCCGCGCTGACGGGTTGGTCCGCTCATGTGGCGGTAAACAAGGCCCTGATCGATCAACCCCGTTCGCGGGGCGTGTCGGCCCTTATTGTCGGAGCTCTGACCGCGATCCTAATCGGCGCGGGTCTGCCGACATATGTCATCAAGGATCTTGATACGCGGCGCGCGGAAGACCGACGCATGATGGAGTTGCAACGCTCCGAAGCGATGTCGCAGTTCACGGCCACCATCGTCCACGATTTCCGGAATATCCTGTCTGCCATGCAGTCCGGCCTTCGCATGATTGTCCGGAAAACTGATAACCTGGAGATCGTGCAGTACGCCCGCTTGATCGAAGGTGCGGTCGAACGTGGCACCAAGCTCAGCAATCGCCTCCTCAGCTTTGCGAAGGAAGATGGTGCGGAAATCGCACCGGTGGGCTTGCGCGAACTCTGCGATGACATGGCCTATCTGCTGCAACAGGCGGCGGGACCTCAGGTCGAGGTGGATGTGCAGATCTCGGAAGGGTCGCTGACGGCGCAAGTCAACCGCGATCAGCTTGAACTGGCTTTGGTCAATCTCGTTGTGAACGCCCGCGATGCAATGCACGGTAGCGGCAGGATCGTCATCGCAGCGTCCCAGCGCGGCTCCGACATCGAGATTAGTGTGACCGACACCGGGCCAGGAATCCCAGCCGAACTTAGATCAGATTTGTTCAAACCATTCTTTACGACCAAAGCCGGCAATGGGGGGACAGGACTGGGCCTTGCCCAAGTGGCGGGCATGGCCTCGCAGGCCAAAGGGGCTGTCTCCATTGAGGATGCTCCCGGCGGCGGTGCAGAGTTTCTCATCCGCCTGCCTTGCGCCGAAGCGGACAGCACTGTCAGTGCGAAATTCACATGA
- a CDS encoding DUF2934 domain-containing protein, giving the protein MDATRQQEIEERAYALWEAAGRPEGDADRFWHEAQMESDGATTAAGTEPEAQDPPAAAKPGKKTK; this is encoded by the coding sequence ATGGATGCCACCAGACAACAAGAAATCGAGGAACGGGCTTACGCTTTGTGGGAAGCCGCTGGCCGCCCGGAGGGCGACGCGGATCGATTTTGGCATGAAGCCCAGATGGAGTCAGATGGTGCCACGACGGCCGCTGGGACGGAGCCTGAAGCACAGGATCCGCCGGCTGCGGCTAAACCTGGCAAAAAAACTAAGTAG
- a CDS encoding DUF421 domain-containing protein, translated as MFDDPLLYDGVGGLLRTVCAAAIMYLTVVAAVRLFGKRSTSQMNNFDWIVTVAIGSLMASGVLLADVTVLESAAAVYTLLVLQWGLTKIMIHSDKVTKIVKSEPTLLLHRGQILADALRKERLTEAEIHAAVREAGYSRIEDVQWVVLETNSTLSVIGTNKPLGDPNMLNHVGGTKGVLDPSAS; from the coding sequence ATGTTTGATGACCCTCTCTTGTATGACGGTGTGGGCGGATTGCTGCGCACCGTCTGTGCCGCAGCGATCATGTATCTCACAGTCGTCGCGGCCGTTCGGTTGTTCGGTAAGCGTTCGACGTCGCAGATGAACAATTTTGACTGGATCGTCACCGTGGCCATCGGCTCGTTGATGGCGTCGGGTGTGCTGTTGGCGGATGTCACTGTGCTGGAAAGCGCGGCGGCCGTTTACACGCTTCTGGTGCTGCAATGGGGTCTCACCAAGATCATGATTCACTCTGATAAGGTAACAAAGATCGTTAAATCGGAGCCGACGTTGTTGCTTCATCGGGGCCAGATTCTTGCAGACGCATTGCGCAAGGAGAGATTGACCGAAGCTGAAATCCATGCCGCCGTTCGCGAGGCCGGCTACAGCCGCATCGAAGATGTGCAATGGGTTGTTCTTGAGACTAATTCAACATTGAGCGTCATCGGGACGAACAAACCGCTGGGTGACCCAAACATGCTCAATCATGTCGGAGGGACAAAGGGAGTTCTGGATCCGTCCGCGTCGTAA
- a CDS encoding manganese catalase family protein, with translation MFHHSGKLQYDVKVDTPDPQFAKYLQQAIGGIEGEIRVAMQYFFQAMGARGDSKYRDLLMMTATEELSHIEFLGHAVALNLDGAPVTAQEDAAKDPIVNAIMGGMNPRHILSSGLSAMPVDANGVAFDMSHVYATGNLAADMTANAMAEGSGRVLASRLYNMTEDKGMKDMLSFLIARDTMHQQQWLAVIEELGGMPAMLPIPNSTPESHEATQHSYYFLNTSLDEETPEGRWTSGPSLDGRGEFSVVKPPEPLGQKPDLGKARKHSGAQKEQM, from the coding sequence ATGTTTCATCATTCCGGAAAGCTTCAGTACGACGTCAAGGTCGACACGCCGGACCCGCAGTTTGCCAAATATCTTCAGCAAGCCATCGGGGGTATCGAAGGCGAAATCCGCGTGGCAATGCAGTACTTCTTCCAGGCCATGGGCGCGCGTGGCGACAGCAAGTACCGGGATCTGTTGATGATGACCGCCACGGAGGAACTGAGCCACATCGAGTTCCTCGGCCATGCTGTTGCGCTCAATCTCGACGGCGCGCCGGTGACTGCACAGGAGGATGCTGCCAAAGACCCGATCGTAAATGCGATCATGGGGGGCATGAATCCGCGCCACATTCTGTCATCAGGTCTGTCTGCCATGCCGGTCGATGCCAACGGTGTCGCATTTGACATGAGCCACGTATATGCGACGGGCAACCTCGCCGCCGACATGACAGCTAATGCTATGGCCGAAGGTTCTGGACGCGTGCTTGCGAGCCGCCTTTACAACATGACCGAAGACAAGGGCATGAAGGACATGTTGTCCTTCCTGATTGCCCGGGACACGATGCACCAGCAGCAGTGGCTGGCTGTCATCGAAGAACTGGGCGGCATGCCGGCCATGCTGCCAATTCCGAACTCCACGCCTGAATCCCATGAGGCCACCCAGCACAGCTATTATTTCCTCAACACCTCGCTCGACGAGGAGACACCGGAAGGTCGTTGGACGAGCGGGCCGTCTCTCGATGGCAGAGGCGAATTCTCTGTTGTGAAGCCTCCCGAACCCCTGGGTCAGAAGCCCGACCTCGGCAAGGCACGCAAGCACAGCGGTGCGCAAAAAGAACAGATGTAA
- a CDS encoding NAD(P)/FAD-dependent oxidoreductase: MKTDKSDCEPNLSLEPRAGVVIIGAGFAGLEVARELGKAGVETTIIDRRNHHLFQPLLYQVATAALSAPDIAEPIRRILRRYRSVKVLLGDVDQIDTAARKVRLITGESVAYGRLVLASGAGQSYFGHDNWELWAPGLKTIDDARHIRSQVLLKFEQAERASDPKERHRLLSFAIIGGGPTGVELAGAIAELSRYTLARDFRVIDPAATTITLIEAGPRLLSAFDESLSAYAKERLESLGVLVRTGETVKDIGPCKIQVGDREEPVGLVVWAAGVAASPLARQLGDTDRVGRIVVDDTLAVTGHDDIFALGDAAAFIREDGTSLPGLAQVAKQQGTHLGRGLAARILSGEPLKPFHYESRGNTAIVGRHAAVFENGGFKVKGWLAWLAWAVIHIYLLVGFQHRFLVSMQWLWRYLTYDRGARLIGSQDEVRDVGTTLHRKS; this comes from the coding sequence GTGAAAACCGACAAATCTGATTGCGAGCCCAATCTGTCGCTCGAGCCTCGGGCAGGCGTTGTCATCATCGGTGCCGGTTTTGCGGGACTTGAGGTTGCACGCGAGCTTGGCAAGGCCGGCGTTGAGACGACGATCATCGACCGCCGCAATCATCACCTGTTCCAGCCGCTTCTTTACCAGGTTGCCACGGCCGCACTTTCAGCCCCCGATATCGCCGAGCCGATCCGCAGGATACTGCGGAGATACAGATCGGTTAAAGTTCTGCTAGGTGATGTTGATCAGATTGATACCGCTGCGCGAAAGGTACGTCTGATCACGGGAGAGAGCGTGGCATACGGTCGTCTCGTTTTGGCCTCCGGAGCCGGACAAAGTTACTTTGGACATGATAACTGGGAGTTGTGGGCACCGGGTCTGAAAACGATCGATGATGCGCGACATATCCGCTCCCAGGTTCTCTTGAAGTTCGAACAGGCTGAACGTGCATCTGACCCGAAAGAGCGGCATCGCCTCCTGAGCTTCGCAATCATCGGCGGTGGCCCTACCGGCGTCGAGTTGGCTGGCGCCATCGCTGAACTCAGCCGGTATACTCTGGCCCGGGACTTTCGGGTCATCGATCCGGCGGCAACAACGATTACGCTAATCGAGGCAGGGCCCCGGCTGCTATCGGCTTTCGATGAAAGTCTTTCGGCTTATGCGAAAGAGCGTCTTGAAAGTCTGGGGGTCCTGGTTCGTACGGGAGAAACGGTCAAAGATATAGGACCGTGCAAAATTCAGGTAGGCGACCGAGAGGAACCGGTGGGCCTGGTTGTCTGGGCGGCAGGGGTGGCTGCCTCGCCACTTGCACGACAATTGGGAGACACTGACCGCGTCGGCCGGATTGTCGTCGACGACACGCTAGCCGTCACGGGCCATGACGATATCTTTGCATTGGGTGATGCCGCAGCTTTCATAAGAGAAGACGGGACGTCCTTGCCGGGTCTGGCTCAGGTTGCCAAGCAGCAGGGCACGCATCTTGGCCGCGGACTTGCAGCCAGAATTCTGTCAGGAGAACCGCTAAAGCCATTCCATTACGAGAGCCGAGGCAATACCGCCATCGTGGGTCGCCATGCTGCTGTCTTCGAAAATGGTGGGTTCAAAGTGAAAGGATGGCTGGCATGGCTGGCATGGGCTGTGATTCACATATATTTGCTGGTGGGGTTTCAGCATCGCTTTCTGGTCTCAATGCAATGGTTGTGGCGCTACCTTACCTATGATCGAGGAGCGCGGCTGATTGGCTCACAGGATGAAGTCCGTGACGTGGGGACGACATTGCATAGGAAGTCGTAA
- a CDS encoding IS5 family transposase — translation MKPHPRTDEQDDLLRPRLTEMIDLRHALAKLEKLIDWEFFETEWASFFPATTGRPATSPRLVAGLLYLQHAYRLSDDAVVARWVENPYYQHFTGETFFQHRPPVDPSCLTRWRQLIGEEGAEWLLTKTIEAGVTSGAVEDRSLARIAVDTTVMEKNIAHPTDARLYEKARRQLVALAQEGEITLRQNYNRLAPRLAMQIGRYAHARQFKRMRKALKKLKGYTGRILRDIRRQLEKIPGGAFRERALDTLVLVSRLLHQNPKSHGKIYALHEPEVDCISKGKARKRYEFGTKVSLATTIDEGFVVGMRALPGNPYDGHTLPEAPEQVAILTGRSPDLAVVDRGYRGHGVSTTKVLISGTRRGLTPKLKTLLRRRSAIEPEIGHMKTDGRLSRCPLKGTFGDAVFAVLCGCGHNIRKILAHLRALLSLILTALCAAATDRIRPANC, via the coding sequence ATGAAGCCTCATCCCCGCACTGACGAGCAGGACGATCTCCTGCGTCCCCGCCTGACTGAGATGATCGATCTTCGCCACGCATTGGCGAAACTGGAAAAGCTGATTGACTGGGAGTTCTTCGAAACCGAATGGGCCAGTTTCTTTCCCGCCACGACAGGGCGGCCAGCAACATCGCCGCGCCTGGTCGCGGGGCTGCTGTATCTCCAACATGCCTATCGTCTGTCCGACGACGCCGTCGTCGCCCGATGGGTCGAGAACCCTTACTACCAGCACTTCACCGGTGAGACATTCTTCCAGCACCGCCCCCCTGTCGATCCGTCCTGCTTGACCCGCTGGCGTCAGCTGATCGGAGAGGAAGGGGCCGAGTGGCTGCTGACCAAGACGATTGAAGCTGGGGTCACGTCCGGGGCCGTGGAGGATCGCAGTCTCGCGCGCATTGCCGTGGACACGACGGTGATGGAGAAGAACATCGCGCATCCAACGGATGCGCGCCTGTATGAAAAGGCACGTCGCCAGCTTGTGGCCTTGGCCCAAGAAGGCGAGATCACGCTGCGGCAGAACTACAATCGACTGGCACCCCGCCTCGCAATGCAGATCGGGCGCTACGCCCACGCCCGGCAATTCAAGCGCATGCGCAAAGCCCTGAAAAAGTTGAAGGGCTACACCGGCCGCATCCTGCGCGACATCCGCCGTCAGCTCGAGAAAATTCCGGGTGGCGCCTTCCGTGAGCGTGCTCTGGACACCCTCGTGCTCGTCAGTCGCCTGCTGCATCAGAACCCAAAGAGCCATGGCAAGATTTACGCCCTGCATGAACCCGAGGTCGACTGCATCTCCAAAGGCAAGGCCCGCAAGCGCTATGAGTTCGGGACCAAGGTCAGCCTGGCCACTACCATCGACGAGGGCTTCGTCGTCGGCATGCGCGCCCTGCCGGGCAATCCCTACGATGGGCATACTTTGCCCGAAGCCCCGGAGCAGGTCGCGATCCTGACCGGTCGGTCTCCGGATCTGGCCGTCGTGGACCGCGGCTATCGCGGCCACGGTGTATCGACGACAAAAGTGCTGATCAGCGGCACGCGCCGGGGCCTGACGCCAAAGTTGAAGACACTGCTGAGGCGGCGCAGCGCCATAGAACCAGAGATTGGACACATGAAAACTGACGGACGTCTGTCGCGATGCCCGCTCAAGGGGACGTTCGGCGATGCGGTCTTCGCCGTGCTCTGTGGTTGCGGCCACAACATCCGCAAGATCCTGGCCCACCTCAGGGCTTTGTTGTCCCTCATCCTGACCGCATTATGCGCCGCCGCAACGGACAGGATCAGGCCGGCAAACTGCTAA
- a CDS encoding response regulator, translated as MPISTLPAVLVVEDEPLIRMDAIDIITEPGFRTYEAKSADETIALMNQHTDIGILFTDVEMPGSMDGLKLAAYIRDRWPPVVIIIASGATHIDAIDIPVGSLFFQKPYPSRMISQALQDIAAAMSNAQHAEQAGDVTLKLV; from the coding sequence ATGCCCATCTCGACATTACCCGCCGTACTGGTTGTAGAAGACGAACCTCTGATCCGCATGGACGCGATCGACATCATCACCGAGCCCGGGTTCCGGACATATGAGGCCAAATCCGCGGACGAGACCATCGCGCTGATGAACCAACATACCGATATCGGGATCCTGTTTACTGACGTCGAAATGCCCGGCTCCATGGACGGGCTGAAGCTCGCCGCTTACATCCGCGACAGATGGCCACCCGTTGTCATCATTATCGCCTCCGGGGCCACGCATATCGATGCGATCGACATCCCCGTGGGATCGTTGTTTTTCCAAAAACCGTATCCGAGCCGCATGATCTCTCAAGCCTTGCAAGATATCGCGGCCGCTATGAGCAACGCTCAGCATGCTGAACAGGCTGGCGACGTGACTTTAAAACTGGTTTAG